One Candidatus Eisenbacteria bacterium DNA window includes the following coding sequences:
- a CDS encoding recombinase family protein, whose translation MPTHVIYARKSTESDDRQVLSIDSQIQELKLLALRRGLEVDEILTEARSAKAPGRPIFGQLMKRVNKGEIAGVFCWKMDRLARNPFDSGQILQALADRKIEQIITPERTFTGDGNDRFLGNFELGIATKFIDDLRANVKRGNRARFERGWPNFRPPVGYIEDRATKTVITDPERFPLVQKLWDELLSGRMRPMQIARAAEHEWGLQTRKAGKLGGKPLTFQGVFKLFANPYYAGLIRLKSGESYRGAHSPMITMAMFDQAQELLGRPGRSRPAHHTFAYAGMLTCGICGGTLVAEVHTKPSGRRYVYYRCRSRTSGRPCPNPCLPETALEDQLLRDLRRVSLSKAAVDWISSNIRQQLQATSSHHAARRDALEKALLEASRENEMLLTLRLRAQVDEETYERRRLQILDRQARLKIQLDEPTRSPEELVAQIEEVLNFSVSLPRAFKEGDPVRRRSILHAVCANPKVRDRKALYKAKEPFSFFEGKGSTRSWQGVVERLRNWIVEKNFQIPSYSLTEEDTVPRKRPAA comes from the coding sequence ATGCCCACTCACGTCATCTACGCCCGCAAATCGACCGAGTCGGACGACCGCCAAGTCCTCTCGATCGACTCTCAGATCCAAGAGCTAAAACTCCTGGCGTTGCGTCGTGGGCTGGAGGTCGACGAAATCCTCACCGAAGCGCGCTCCGCGAAGGCCCCAGGGCGTCCGATCTTCGGCCAGCTCATGAAGCGGGTGAACAAGGGCGAGATTGCCGGCGTGTTCTGTTGGAAGATGGATCGGCTTGCTCGCAACCCCTTCGACTCGGGCCAGATTCTCCAGGCCCTGGCGGACAGGAAGATCGAGCAGATCATCACGCCCGAGCGGACCTTCACCGGGGACGGCAATGACCGCTTCCTCGGCAACTTCGAACTCGGTATCGCCACAAAGTTCATCGACGACTTGCGGGCAAACGTGAAGCGCGGAAATCGCGCACGCTTCGAGCGCGGTTGGCCGAACTTTCGCCCGCCCGTCGGCTACATCGAAGACCGGGCAACCAAGACTGTGATCACCGATCCCGAGCGATTTCCGCTTGTGCAAAAGCTGTGGGACGAGCTGCTCTCTGGCCGAATGCGCCCCATGCAGATTGCTCGCGCGGCAGAGCACGAGTGGGGACTGCAGACCCGCAAGGCCGGAAAACTGGGCGGCAAGCCCCTCACCTTTCAGGGCGTATTCAAACTGTTCGCCAACCCTTACTACGCCGGGCTAATTCGCCTGAAGTCCGGTGAGAGCTACCGCGGTGCGCATTCGCCGATGATCACGATGGCGATGTTCGATCAAGCTCAGGAGCTGCTGGGCCGTCCTGGACGTTCGCGGCCCGCGCATCACACCTTCGCGTACGCCGGGATGCTCACGTGCGGGATCTGCGGCGGGACGCTCGTCGCCGAAGTCCACACCAAGCCCTCAGGTAGGCGCTACGTTTACTATCGTTGCCGCTCTCGGACCAGCGGCCGGCCGTGCCCGAATCCGTGCCTCCCCGAAACTGCCCTTGAGGACCAACTTCTGCGTGATCTTCGACGCGTCTCGTTGTCCAAAGCTGCGGTGGACTGGATTTCGAGCAACATTCGGCAACAACTCCAGGCGACCTCCTCCCATCACGCTGCACGGCGCGACGCCCTGGAGAAGGCGCTGCTGGAAGCGTCGAGAGAGAACGAGATGCTGCTGACACTCCGGCTCCGCGCACAGGTCGACGAGGAGACATACGAACGTCGCCGGCTGCAGATCCTCGATCGCCAGGCGAGGTTGAAGATCCAACTCGACGAGCCTACTCGTTCACCGGAGGAGCTAGTCGCTCAGATCGAGGAGGTCTTGAACTTCAGCGTCTCCCTCCCGCGCGCCTTCAAAGAAGGCGATCCGGTTCGCCGCCGATCGATTCTCCACGCCGTCTGCGCGAACCCGAAGGTTCGAGACAGAAAAGCGCTCTACAAAGCGAAGGAACCCTTCTCCTTCTTCGAAGGGAAAGGGTCCACTCGCTCTTGGCAGGGCGTAGTTGAGCGTCTGCGAAATTGGATCGTCGAGAAGAACTTCCAGATTCCGAGCTATTCCCTCACCGA
- a CDS encoding ParB N-terminal domain-containing protein, whose translation MKQYHPILVIPLRQIAIDSESPHKSLGTEDEERRLRDSVERFGVMSPLLVSKHGPRRYLIIDGYRRFVVARDLGIKKLACVIHPPMESGDREALRLSLYMTFKPLTQAERLRQLRRLRNLGITSPGTQS comes from the coding sequence ATGAAGCAATATCATCCAATTCTTGTCATACCACTCAGGCAAATCGCAATTGACTCCGAGAGCCCGCACAAGTCCCTAGGAACAGAGGATGAGGAGCGCCGCCTGCGGGACTCCGTTGAGAGATTCGGCGTCATGAGCCCCCTGCTCGTCAGCAAGCATGGCCCGCGCCGCTACCTCATCATCGACGGGTACAGGCGCTTCGTTGTCGCTCGAGACCTCGGAATCAAGAAGTTGGCGTGCGTCATTCACCCGCCGATGGAAAGTGGTGATCGAGAGGCACTCAGACTCTCCCTGTACATGACGTTCAAGCCGCTAACGCAAGCGGAGCGCCTGCGCCAGTTGCGGCGGCTGCGGAATCTCGGAATCACGTCACCGGGAACTCAGTCCTGA
- a CDS encoding matrixin family metalloprotease gives MRLWFCLVALLVILLPARSHAFRYFTPPVGWAPDHGPVTYKVNPASYPGVGWDPTLNLVHSAFRAWESAMWGRVRLTYGGSTTASGFDQDNQSTVSFNDADNILGCLTYARTQYRHSTSATFQVESETFYKLIEADLMFNNDEFVCFDWDSPEAVDGPACPATRNMDLQTVAMHEVGHFIGLGHSSDASATMYGSAETCDRSQSTLDSDDIAGGRTIYAPPGNAALRKSYTVTTNGADDARQFSDGDLTDGSLVYTGSASDACAGWQNNTYSQLMEIRIRIDLGELCRVTKIRYNMGNVQRAESWNADLMISPFGQSPTAHGTPNQGAWTEQTGSLVTSPVYS, from the coding sequence GTGCGCCTTTGGTTCTGTCTCGTCGCGCTTCTGGTGATTCTCTTGCCGGCGCGTTCCCACGCATTCAGATATTTCACTCCGCCGGTTGGCTGGGCACCCGACCACGGTCCTGTAACCTACAAGGTCAACCCTGCCTCATACCCGGGTGTCGGATGGGATCCGACCTTGAATCTGGTGCATAGCGCTTTTCGGGCCTGGGAATCGGCCATGTGGGGACGCGTCCGCCTCACCTATGGCGGCTCAACTACCGCCTCCGGCTTCGATCAGGACAACCAGAGCACCGTGTCCTTCAATGACGCCGATAACATCCTCGGATGCTTGACGTATGCGCGCACCCAGTATCGCCACAGCACGTCTGCGACGTTTCAGGTTGAGAGCGAGACGTTCTACAAGCTCATTGAAGCCGACCTGATGTTTAACAACGACGAATTCGTGTGTTTCGACTGGGATAGTCCCGAGGCGGTTGATGGGCCGGCGTGTCCCGCCACACGGAACATGGACCTTCAAACGGTCGCGATGCATGAGGTCGGGCACTTCATCGGACTCGGGCACTCCAGTGATGCGAGCGCGACCATGTATGGATCTGCCGAGACGTGCGACCGGTCGCAGTCGACGCTCGATTCCGATGACATCGCCGGTGGTAGGACGATCTACGCCCCACCTGGGAATGCAGCGCTTCGAAAGAGCTACACCGTCACGACCAACGGCGCGGACGATGCCAGACAGTTCTCCGATGGCGATCTTACTGATGGCAGTCTGGTGTACACCGGCTCGGCTTCCGACGCATGCGCCGGCTGGCAGAACAACACGTATTCGCAACTCATGGAGATCAGAATCCGAATTGACCTGGGCGAGCTCTGCCGCGTCACTAAAATTCGCTACAACATGGGAAACGTGCAACGTGCCGAGTCTTGGAACGCTGATCTCATGATCTCACCGTTTGGGCAGAGCCCTACGGCGCACGGAACGCCCAATCAAGGTGCCTGGACGGAGCAAACTGGTAGCCTCGTCACTAGCCCGGTGTATTC